The stretch of DNA TCGCGGTGTGGCGCAGCGATCGGCGCGATTGACCTGAAGTACAATCCTGTCACGCAGCCATGGGCGTGGAACTCTCCCCGGCGCGGCCCATCCTTCGTTTCCCTCCGGCGACGACGGCGGTGCTGACCGCGCTCGTGTGCCTGGGGATCGCGTTGGGGCTGCGGTACGTGCTGAACGAGACGATCGGCAGTGCGCTGCCCTTCGTCACCGTGTTCGCCGCCACCGCCGCGGCGCAGTGGCATGGCGGCCGGCATGCCGCGATTGCGGTCGCGCTGCTCGGCCTCGTCGGATGCGTGCTGATGCTGCCGACCGTCGACGGCCGGACCCGCGTGGACGAAGTGGGCGGCGTGCTCGGCATCGGCGCGTTCCTGTTCACCAGCGCCGTCATCATCGGATTCGGCGACGTCGCCCGCGCCGCCCAGATCGCCGCGCAGCACCGCAGCGCCACGCTGCGCGTCACGCTGCACAGCATCGGCGACGGGGTGATCACCACGGACACCCGCGGGCGCGTCACCGGCCTCAACGCGGTCGCGGAGTCGCTGACCGGCTGGACGCATGCCGACGCGGTCGGGCAGCCGCTCGACGCGGTGTTCCGGATCGTCAACGAGCACACCCGCCGGGCGGTCGAGAACCCGGCCGCCAGGGCGCTCCGTGAAGGCATCGTCGTCGGGCTCGCCAATCACACCCTGCTGGTCCGCCGCGACGGCGTCGAGCAGCCCATCGACGACAGCGCCGCGCCGATCCGGGACGCGGACGGCCAGGTCTCGGGCTGCGTGCTGGTGTTCAGGGACGTCACGCCGCAGCGCCAGATGGAGCGCGAACGCGCCGGTCAGCTGCAGACCGCGCGCACGCTCGCCGCGATTGTCGACTCCTCCGACGACGCGATCATCCGCAAGCGGCTCGATGGAACGATCGAAACCTGGAATGCCGGCGCGGAGCGGGTGTTCGGTCACCGCGCGGCCGAGGCGATCGGCAGACACATCTCGCTGGTGATTCCGCCCGAGCGCATGGCGGAAGAGGAACAGATCCTCGCGACGCTCAAAGCGGGACGGCGGGTCAGCCACTTCGAAACCGAGCGGATCCGCGCCGACGGCTCGCGGATCTGGGTGTCGTTGACGATCTCGCCGATTGCCGACGAGACGGGTGCGATCGTGGCCGCCTCGAAGATCGTCCGCGACGTCACCGCGCGCGTCAACGCCGAAGCGGAGCGCGAGCGGTTCGTCAAGCTGGTGGAGAACAGCCAGGACTTCATCGGGCTGTGCGATCTGCAGGGCGTGCCGTTCTTCGTCAATCGCGCCGGGCTGGAGATGGTGGGCCTGGAGAGCCTCGACCAGGCCAGGCACACGCCGGTGGCGGAGTTCTTCTTCCCGGAGGATCGAGCGCGCGTCCTCGACGAGTTCTTCCCGCGCGTGCTGCGCGAGGGGCAGGGAGAAATCGAGATTCGGTTCCGGCACTTCAAGACCGGCGCGGCGCGCTGGATGGCGTACAAGGTCCTGACGCTCACCGATCGCAGCGGCGCGCCCACCGGCTTCGCGACCGTGAGCCAGGACGTCACCGAGCGGAAGGCCCGGGCGGACGAGCTGATCGAAGCCGATCGGCGCAAGAACGAGTTCCTGGCGATGCTGGCGCACGAGCTGCGAAACCCGCTGGCGCCGCTCAGCAACGCGGTTCAAGCGATCCAGCGGCGCCGGCCCGGCGACGAACACACGGTTGCGGTCGCCGCCGACATTCTCGATCGGCAGATCCGGCAGATGTCGCGTCTGGTCAACGACCTCCTCGACGCCAGCCGCATTTCCCGCGGGAAGATCGAGCTGCGCCGCGAGCGGGTCGCGCTGCGGCCGATCCTCGAAGAGGCGATTGAAACCGTCCGGCCGCTGGTGGCCAGGCTCGAACACACGCTGACCACCTCGCTGCCGCCCGAGGCGCTCTACGTCGACGGCGACGCCGGCCGCCTGTCGCAGGCGATCGGCAACCTGCTGGCCAACGCCGCCAAGTTCACCGACAAGGGTGGCCACATCTGGCTGTCGGCGGGGCGCGAGGGGGACGAGGCGGTGATTCGTGTCCGGGACAGCGGCATCGGGATCGCGCCTGAGCACCTTCGAATGCTGTTCGACATGTTCGTGCAGGTCGACACGGCGATTGAACGGTCGCGGGACGGACTCGGCATCGGACTGGCGCTGGTGAAGCGGCTAGTGGAGCTGCACGGCGGAACCGTCGACGCGCACAGCGCGGGACCCGGCCGCGGCAGCGAGTTCACGGTGCGGCTCGCGGCACTGCCGGCCGCCGCCGCAGGACCGGCGCCGGAGCGGCGGGCCCCGCCGGCGGTCGAGTCGATGGCGCGGCGCGTGCTGGTCGTGGACGACAGCGCCGACGCCGCCGCGTCGCTCGCGATGCTGCTGGAGTTCGAAGGCCACGAGACCTACAAGGCCCACGACGGCGCGGATGCGGTGCGGACCGCCGAGCGGGTACGGCCCGACATCGTGCTGATGGACATCGGCCTGCCGGTCCTCAACGGCTACCAGGCGTGTCGGCGCATCCGCGATCATGCGTGGGGCGCGTCGATCGTGATGGTCGCGATCACCGGCTGGGGGCAGGAGGAGGATCGCGAACAGTCACACGCCGCCGGCTTCGACCTGCATTTCGTCAAACCGGTGGATTACGAGGAACTGCTCCGCGTCGTCGGATCGGCGCATCCGCGCGCCTCGGCCTGACGCCCCCGCCCCTCGACAGCGGCGCGGCTATTTTCTCGAAGCACCGCCGAAGGCAATGCCCTGGGCGACGCGGAACTGCTCCGACCCCTGTTTACCAAAGGATTTGAACCACCGGGCATCCGTGCGCAGCGCCAGGTTGTCGCGCATTGGCATCTTCACGCCGCCGCCGGCATTCACCGTTGCCGCCAGCCGCGACTGGGTGCCGATCGGAGAACCGGCGGCGGAAAACACCGGCGCCCCGTACTGCGACAACCCGGCTCCGGCGGCGGCATACGGTGTCGCTCGCCCGACCCGCGGGAGAAACACCAAGAGACTGCTGCTGGTGCTCAGCGCGTGGATGCGCCCCTCGCCGCGGCGATATGCCGCGTCCGTCTCGAGACCGAGCGTCGACGTGACGGGGAACGTCACCGCGGCGCCGACGGGGGACGCCCCGGCGGACCCGAGCCCCACATACGGCGTGACTTCGACGCCGCGCGCGTCCTGCGCCGCCGCCGGCAGTGCGGCAACAGCGAACGCGACGACTGCGAAGACAGTGGATCGGTAGACGCGCATCGACACCTCCTCAGCCGCTTGGACTGCGGCCGTCGGGCATTAAGACCGCCGAACGCCGGTCCTGGTCTTGATGACGCCGACCGTGGCTCGGTGATTTCATCTTTGTCGCTCGACTGCCGACCTCGTCAGCGCTTCCGCGGCGCAGCCGGAACGACTTCGCCAAGTTGGCGGAAATAGAGCACTTGCGAGGAGCGCCCGGAGGGCACGCCGGCTGCAAGGCAGCCGCCCATGTCCAGAATGGCGCGTCTATTCCCCGTTGGGGCCCTGATCGCGATCGCCCTGTGCGTCCCGGCCACATCGGCGGCGCAGGGGCGGATTCCTGCCCACGTTCGCGTGCTGACCAAGTCCGAGCGGATCATGCGCTGGCTTGGACCTCAGACCGACGTGATCCTCGTCGTCGATCAAGGCACGACGCTCGAGGTCCTCGATTTCGATCACGACAAGGGGTGGTACTGGGTCATTCTCCCGCCCGACCTGCACGGCACGCGCAAGGTCGGGTGGATTCGCGCGACCGCGGTCGAGCCGGCGGCGGCGCAGGCGTCCGACGCGGCGCAGCCGGCCCCGGACCTCGCCCCGCCCGCGCCTGCGAGCGAGCCGCAGCGTGACAGTGCTCCGGCGCAGGCGTCCGTGACACCGCCAACCGCCGCCCCGGCTCCGGCAGAGGAGAGAGTCACCATCAACGTCCGGCGCGACGCGCCGGCCGCGGGCGGCAGCGACGTCGCGGGCGCGAAAAAGTCCTACGCGTTCGAGGACGTGCACTTCGAGCGCGATCATTTTTCCATTCGCAGCGAGGACATCGAGAGACTGCGCGCCGCCGCGGCCGCGCTCAAAGCGGATCCGTCGCTGGTCGTGACGATCGAGGGGCACACCTGCAGTCTCGGCACGGGGTCGTACAACCTTGCGCTTGGTACCCGGCGCGCGAACGCGGTGAAGGACTATCTGGTCAGCGCGGGAGTGCCGGCCGAACGGCTGCTCACGGTGAGCCAGGGCGAGGGGCACGCCGAGTACGACAACTCGCGTGAAGAGACCCGGCGATTGAACCGCCGCGTCGCGCTCGTCCCCAGGATTCAGCGCTGATCGACCCTGCGGCAGTCGCGGCTCGCGCATTCGGTCTCTCACCGGGTGCCCGGCGGAGCAGCGTCGCCCGCCGTTGCGACCGCGCGTATACTCTCCCCAACCCTGTGGGACTGATCGGCCGCCGCCTCTCGCACTACGACATCGTCGATGAAATCAGCCGCGGCGGCATGGGCGTGGTCTATCGGGCCGTCGATGCCAACCTGGCGCGGGAGGTCGCGCTGAAGGTCCTGCCCGAGGACCTGCTCCACGATCCCGACCGCCGCGCCCGGCTGCTGCAGGAGGCGCGCGCCGCCTCCGCGCTCGAGCACCCCAACATCGCCGTCATCCACGAGGTCGGCGAAGGCGAGGGGGGCGTCACCTTCATCGCCATGGAGTTGATCCGCGGCGAGAAGCTGAGTGACGCCATCGCGCGCGGGCCGCTCGCGCCGCTGCGCGCGCTGACCCTGGCCACCGAGATGGCCGAAGGCCTCGCGCGCGCCCACGACAAGGGCATCGTCCATCGCGACCTCAAGCCGTCCAACGTGATGATTACCGAGGACGGTCACGCCAAGCTGATCGACTTCGGCCTCGCCAAACTCGTGGAGCAGACCGGCCACGACGCCGCGACGGCAAGCGTGAAGGGGCCGCGCACCGGCGCCGGGGTCGTGCTCGGCACGGCGGCCTACATGTCGCCGGAGCAGGCGCGCGGCGCCTCCGTCGATGGCCGCAGCGACATCTTCGCCCTCGGCGTGACGCTCTACGAGATGATCGCCGGGCGGCCGGCGTTCCAGGGGCAGTCGAGCCTGGATACGATGCAGGCCATCCTCACCCAGCCGGTGCCGCCGCTGCCCGCGCTGGCGGGGCTGCGGGCTGACATCGGCGCCGACCTCCAGCGGATCATCGCCAAGTGCACGGCCAAGGATCCGGCGGATCGATTCCAGGGCGTGAAAGACGTCGTGGTCGATCTTCGTGCGGCGCGCCGGCAGCTCGAGTCCGCGGCGACACCCGCGCTGGCGTCCCCCGCCGCCACGCCGGCGGTCAACGCCGCGCCGCCAGGTGCCAGGACACGGGCCGGCGCCATCAAGCTGGCCGCCGTGGCATCCGTGGCGGTGGCGGGGATCGCGGCGTTCATCTGGTGGGGCCAGCGGGCGCCGCAGCCGGCGGCCCACGCGTCCGGCAAGCCGGCGGTCGCGGTCCTGTACTTCGACAACAACACCGGCGACGCCTCGCTCGACTGGATGCGCGTCGGCCTCACCGACATGATCGTGACGGATCTGTCGCAGTCGGTCGACGTGGAGGTGCTCGGCACGGACCGGCTCGTCCAGATTCTGCAGCAGCTCAAACGCGCCGACGATCGGGTGATCTCGGCCGACGTCGTCGACGAGATCGCGCGGCGCGCGGGCGTGGATCAGGTGGTCGTCGGCAGCTACGTGCGGGCCGGCGACACGATCCGGATCAGCGCGAGGCTGCAGGACGCCCGTACCGGCCGGATCGTCCGCGCCGAGCGTGTCGAAGGCACCGGCGAGTCGAGCCTGTTCTCGCTGGTCGACGAGCTCACGCGGCGGTTCAAGACGGCGCTCGCGACGCTCGGCGTCGCGCGGGCCGAGCCGCTGTTCAGGGCGCCCGGCGAGGCGCCGGCGGAGACGCTCGACCTCGGCCTGAAGGATGTGACGACCTCGTCGATCGAGGCGTACCGGCAGT from Vicinamibacterales bacterium encodes:
- a CDS encoding PAS domain S-box protein, coding for MGVELSPARPILRFPPATTAVLTALVCLGIALGLRYVLNETIGSALPFVTVFAATAAAQWHGGRHAAIAVALLGLVGCVLMLPTVDGRTRVDEVGGVLGIGAFLFTSAVIIGFGDVARAAQIAAQHRSATLRVTLHSIGDGVITTDTRGRVTGLNAVAESLTGWTHADAVGQPLDAVFRIVNEHTRRAVENPAARALREGIVVGLANHTLLVRRDGVEQPIDDSAAPIRDADGQVSGCVLVFRDVTPQRQMERERAGQLQTARTLAAIVDSSDDAIIRKRLDGTIETWNAGAERVFGHRAAEAIGRHISLVIPPERMAEEEQILATLKAGRRVSHFETERIRADGSRIWVSLTISPIADETGAIVAASKIVRDVTARVNAEAERERFVKLVENSQDFIGLCDLQGVPFFVNRAGLEMVGLESLDQARHTPVAEFFFPEDRARVLDEFFPRVLREGQGEIEIRFRHFKTGAARWMAYKVLTLTDRSGAPTGFATVSQDVTERKARADELIEADRRKNEFLAMLAHELRNPLAPLSNAVQAIQRRRPGDEHTVAVAADILDRQIRQMSRLVNDLLDASRISRGKIELRRERVALRPILEEAIETVRPLVARLEHTLTTSLPPEALYVDGDAGRLSQAIGNLLANAAKFTDKGGHIWLSAGREGDEAVIRVRDSGIGIAPEHLRMLFDMFVQVDTAIERSRDGLGIGLALVKRLVELHGGTVDAHSAGPGRGSEFTVRLAALPAAAAGPAPERRAPPAVESMARRVLVVDDSADAAASLAMLLEFEGHETYKAHDGADAVRTAERVRPDIVLMDIGLPVLNGYQACRRIRDHAWGASIVMVAITGWGQEEDREQSHAAGFDLHFVKPVDYEELLRVVGSAHPRASA
- a CDS encoding OmpA family protein; this encodes MARLFPVGALIAIALCVPATSAAQGRIPAHVRVLTKSERIMRWLGPQTDVILVVDQGTTLEVLDFDHDKGWYWVILPPDLHGTRKVGWIRATAVEPAAAQASDAAQPAPDLAPPAPASEPQRDSAPAQASVTPPTAAPAPAEERVTINVRRDAPAAGGSDVAGAKKSYAFEDVHFERDHFSIRSEDIERLRAAAAALKADPSLVVTIEGHTCSLGTGSYNLALGTRRANAVKDYLVSAGVPAERLLTVSQGEGHAEYDNSREETRRLNRRVALVPRIQR
- a CDS encoding protein kinase: MGLIGRRLSHYDIVDEISRGGMGVVYRAVDANLAREVALKVLPEDLLHDPDRRARLLQEARAASALEHPNIAVIHEVGEGEGGVTFIAMELIRGEKLSDAIARGPLAPLRALTLATEMAEGLARAHDKGIVHRDLKPSNVMITEDGHAKLIDFGLAKLVEQTGHDAATASVKGPRTGAGVVLGTAAYMSPEQARGASVDGRSDIFALGVTLYEMIAGRPAFQGQSSLDTMQAILTQPVPPLPALAGLRADIGADLQRIIAKCTAKDPADRFQGVKDVVVDLRAARRQLESAATPALASPAATPAVNAAPPGARTRAGAIKLAAVASVAVAGIAAFIWWGQRAPQPAAHASGKPAVAVLYFDNNTGDASLDWMRVGLTDMIVTDLSQSVDVEVLGTDRLVQILQQLKRADDRVISADVVDEIARRAGVDQVVVGSYVRAGDTIRISARLQDARTGRIVRAERVEGTGESSLFSLVDELTRRFKTALATLGVARAEPLFRAPGEAPAETLDLGLKDVTTSSIEAYRQYADGINFHERGLSDQAIPLLEKAIAIDPTFAMAHAKLAVVNGNLNVLDKRDAHAQRALELSARLTTRERYYIEGYYYGTRPETIGRSIEAYRQLLKLHPEHHAARHNLAAHFFDLERYREGIEQSEELLRRGSSTPTTHQNLALMLIETGNVARARQIAEDFVRRYPDSALGQQMLGVTLAADGQLDDARRAYERALALSPTLVPAMLGKRAVAVLQERWADAAAVNAELSGARTPFAQFAGLTNTAQLSLLRGRGQAALADLERATRIVGLPSTQRSISRNRMVELLLRQGKAASAAAQAELAAADARNRNTEFESLQLLAIARAAAGRPADAEQTVALLETRARVLPDSVREIRRVHWARGEMAMLRGDAAAAVEELGKAVAMLPPRGAPAPPPSSHPDLLLAAAAANIKAARDAEAAALLERLQSGQERLFRLDTFVRSLFLLGQIYERRGDTARARVQYERFLGFWRGGDLEPGWVAAADAKLKAMAPR